A stretch of Enterobacter cloacae complex sp. ECNIH7 DNA encodes these proteins:
- the lrhA gene encoding transcriptional regulator LrhA, whose amino-acid sequence MINANRPIMNLDLDLLRTFVAVADLNTFAAAAAAVCRTQSAVSQQMQRLEQLVGKELFARHGRNKLLTEHGIQLLGYARKILRFNDEACMSLMFSNLQGVLTLGASDESADTILPFLLNRISSVYPKLALDVSVKRNAFMIEMLNEHKVDLVVTTHRPGQFDCLTLRTSPTHWYCAAEYVLQKGEPVPLVLLDDPSPFRDMVLTALNEANIPWRLAYVASTLPAVRAAVKAGLGVTARPVEMMSPDLRVLGKSDGLPALPDTEYLLCHNSSSHNELAKVVFEAMENYHNPWQFERVTSEGGDDSLIVEGDFE is encoded by the coding sequence ATGATAAATGCAAATCGTCCGATAATGAATCTCGACCTCGATCTGCTGAGAACGTTTGTTGCGGTCGCCGATCTCAACACTTTTGCAGCAGCTGCTGCCGCCGTTTGCCGAACTCAGTCCGCCGTTAGCCAGCAAATGCAGCGGCTGGAGCAGCTGGTCGGTAAAGAGCTTTTTGCACGTCACGGACGTAATAAGCTCTTAACGGAACACGGTATTCAGCTACTGGGTTATGCCAGGAAAATTCTTCGCTTTAATGATGAAGCATGTATGTCATTAATGTTTAGCAACCTTCAAGGAGTGCTAACGTTAGGCGCATCTGATGAGTCAGCGGATACTATATTGCCGTTTCTTCTCAATCGTATTAGTTCGGTTTATCCGAAGCTTGCGCTTGACGTTAGCGTAAAACGTAACGCCTTTATGATTGAGATGTTAAATGAGCATAAAGTCGACCTGGTGGTGACGACGCATCGTCCCGGGCAGTTTGATTGCCTGACGCTGCGCACATCGCCTACGCACTGGTATTGTGCAGCCGAGTATGTGCTGCAAAAAGGGGAGCCGGTTCCGCTGGTCTTGCTTGATGACCCGAGCCCGTTCCGCGATATGGTGCTCACGGCGCTGAATGAGGCCAACATTCCGTGGCGTCTGGCGTATGTGGCTTCCACGCTGCCAGCGGTTCGTGCCGCCGTGAAGGCCGGTCTGGGCGTAACGGCCCGTCCGGTAGAGATGATGAGCCCCGATCTGCGCGTCCTGGGGAAATCCGATGGTCTTCCTGCGCTGCCGGATACGGAGTATCTGCTCTGCCACAATTCGTCCAGCCATAATGAGTTGGCCAAAGTGGTGTTCGAGGCGATGGAAAATTACCATAACCCGTGGCAGTTCGAGCGCGTTACCTCCGAAGGGGGGGATGACTCCCTGATCGTCGAAGGGGATTTTGAGTGA
- the alaA gene encoding alanine transaminase AlaA produces the protein MSPIEKSSKLDNVCYDIRGPVLKEAKRLEEEGNKVLKLNIGNPAPFGFEAPDEILVDVIRNLPTAQGYCDSKGLYSARKAIMQHYQARGMRDVTVEDIYIGNGVSELIVQAMQALLNSGDEMLVPAPDYPLWTAAVSLSSGKAVHYLCDESSDWFPDLDDIRAKITPRTRGIVIINPNNPTGAVYSKELLMEIVELARQHNLIIFADEIYDKILYDAAQHHSIAALAPDLLTVTFNGLSKTYRVAGFRQGWMVLNGPKKHAKGYIEGLEMLASMRLCANVPAQHAIQTALGGYQSISEFIVPGGRLYEQRNRAWELINDIPGVSCVKPNGALYMFPKIDAKRFNIHDDQKMVLDFLLQEKVLLVQGTAFNWPWPDHVRIVTLPREDDLEMAISRFGRFLSGYHQ, from the coding sequence ATGTCCCCTATCGAAAAATCCAGCAAGCTAGATAACGTCTGTTATGACATCCGCGGCCCGGTTCTGAAAGAGGCAAAACGCCTTGAAGAGGAAGGCAACAAGGTTCTGAAACTCAACATTGGTAACCCTGCGCCATTTGGTTTTGAAGCGCCGGATGAAATTCTGGTTGATGTGATCCGCAACCTTCCTACTGCACAAGGCTATTGCGATTCAAAAGGACTTTACTCCGCACGTAAAGCCATCATGCAGCATTACCAGGCACGCGGTATGCGTGATGTTACCGTTGAAGATATCTATATCGGCAACGGCGTTTCCGAACTGATCGTGCAGGCGATGCAGGCGCTGCTGAACAGCGGGGACGAAATGCTGGTGCCCGCGCCGGACTATCCGCTGTGGACGGCTGCCGTATCACTGTCGAGCGGTAAAGCCGTGCACTATCTGTGCGACGAGTCCTCCGACTGGTTCCCGGACCTCGATGATATTCGCGCGAAAATTACGCCCCGCACGCGCGGCATCGTGATCATTAACCCGAACAACCCAACGGGCGCAGTGTACTCAAAAGAGCTGCTGATGGAGATCGTCGAGCTCGCCCGCCAGCACAACCTGATCATCTTTGCCGACGAAATCTACGACAAGATCCTGTACGACGCGGCACAGCACCACTCAATCGCTGCGCTGGCTCCGGACCTGCTGACCGTCACCTTTAACGGCCTGTCTAAAACCTACCGCGTGGCCGGTTTCCGCCAGGGCTGGATGGTACTGAACGGTCCGAAAAAGCACGCCAAAGGCTATATTGAAGGGCTGGAGATGCTGGCTTCCATGCGTTTATGTGCCAACGTTCCGGCGCAGCACGCGATCCAGACGGCGCTCGGCGGCTATCAGAGCATTAGCGAGTTCATCGTTCCCGGTGGTCGCCTGTATGAACAGCGCAACCGCGCGTGGGAGCTGATCAACGATATCCCGGGCGTCTCCTGCGTGAAGCCGAATGGCGCGCTCTATATGTTCCCGAAAATTGACGCGAAGCGCTTTAATATTCACGACGACCAGAAAATGGTGCTCGATTTCCTGCTGCAGGAAAAAGTGCTGCTGGTTCAGGGTACGGCGTTTAACTGGCCGTGGCCTGATCACGTGCGCATCGTGACGCTGCCGCGCGAAGACGATCTCGAAATGGCCATCAGCCGCTTCGGGCGCTTCCTCTCCGGATACCATCAGTAA
- the yfbR gene encoding 5'-deoxynucleotidase — translation MSQSHFFAHLSRLKLINRWPLMRNVRTENVSEHSLQVAMVAHALAAIKNRKFNGQVNPERIALLAMYHDASEVLTGDLPTPVKYFNSQIAQEYKAIEKIAQQKLIDMVPDELRDIFEPLIDEHQYTEDEKSLVKQADALCAYLKCLEELSAGNNEFLLAKTRLEKTLESRRSEEMDYFMQVFVPSFHLSLDEISQDSPL, via the coding sequence ATGAGTCAGAGTCATTTCTTTGCCCACCTCTCCCGCCTGAAACTCATCAACCGCTGGCCGCTGATGCGCAATGTCCGCACGGAAAATGTCTCAGAGCACAGTCTGCAGGTTGCGATGGTCGCTCACGCGCTGGCCGCCATTAAAAACCGCAAATTCAACGGTCAGGTCAATCCAGAGCGCATTGCCCTGCTGGCGATGTACCACGATGCGTCAGAAGTGCTGACCGGCGACCTGCCTACGCCGGTGAAATATTTCAACTCGCAGATTGCGCAGGAATACAAGGCCATCGAAAAGATTGCCCAGCAGAAGCTGATTGACATGGTGCCGGACGAGTTGCGCGACATCTTTGAGCCACTCATCGATGAGCATCAGTACACGGAAGATGAAAAGTCGCTGGTCAAACAGGCCGACGCGCTCTGCGCCTACCTGAAGTGCCTGGAAGAGCTGTCTGCAGGGAATAACGAATTTTTACTGGCGAAAACGCGTCTGGAAAAAACGCTGGAATCCCGCCGCAGCGAAGAGATGGACTATTTTATGCAGGTGTTTGTGCCGAGCTTCCATCTGTCTCTGGATGAGATCAGCCAGGATTCACCGTTGTAA